One Scleropages formosus chromosome 8, fSclFor1.1, whole genome shotgun sequence DNA window includes the following coding sequences:
- the LOC108941794 gene encoding sarcoplasmic/endoplasmic reticulum calcium ATPase 1 encodes MDNAHTKEPAECLAYFGVNENTGLSPDQVKKSLAKYGYNELPAEEGKSIWELVIEQFEDLLVRILLLAACISFVLAWFEEGEETVTAFVEPFVILLILIANAVVGVWQERNAESAIEALKEYEPEMGKVYRADRKSVQRIKAREIVPGDIVEVSVGDKVPADIRITSIRSTTLRVDQSILTGESVSVIKHTEPVPDPRAVNQDKKNMLFSGTNIAAGKAIGVAIATGVSTEIGKIRDQMAATEQEKTPLQQKLDEFGEQLSKVISLICVAVWMINIGHFNDPVHGGSWIRGAVYYFKIAVALAVAAIPEGLPAVITTCLALGTRRMAKKNAIVRSLPSVETLGCTSVICSDKTGTLTTNQMCVTKMFIIDKVEGDHVSLEDFNISGSKYTPEGEVTKGSGKVNCSMYDGLVELATICALCNDSSLDYNESKGIYEKVGEATETALCCLVEKMNVFGTDVRNLSKVERANACCTVIKQLMKKEFTLEFSRDRKSMSVYCSPAKSSKAPVGNKMFIKGAPEGVIDRCTYVRVGTTRVPLTGPVKDKIMAVIKEWGTGRDTLRCLALATRDAPPKRDEMNLEDSTRFAEYETDLTFVGCVGMLDPPRKEVTGSIELCRDAGIRVIMITGDNKGTAVAICRRIGIFHEDEDVTGRAFTGREFDDLAVTDQREAVRQACCFARVEPSHKSKIVEYLQSYDEITAMTGDGVNDAPALKKAEIGIAMGSGTAVAKSASEMVLADDNFSSIVAAVEEGRAIYNNMKQFIRYLISSNVGEVVCIFLTAALGLPEALIPVQLLWVNLVTDGLPATALGFNPPDLDIMGKPPRSPKEPLISGWLFFRYLTIGGYVGAATVAAAAWWFLYSDEGPMVTYHQLSHFMQCTPENEIFHGIDCEVFEAAEPMTMALSVLVTIEMCNALNSLSENQSLVRMPPWSNGWLMGAMTLSMSLHFIIIYVDPLPMVFKLTHLNVTEWLMVLKLSFPVILIDEVLKFVARNYLEA; translated from the exons ATGGATAACGCGCACACGAAGGAGCCGGCTGAATGCCTGGCGTATTTCGGGGTGAACGAAAACACGGGCCTCAGCCCCGACCAGGTCAAGAAGAGCCTGGCCAAGTACGGCTACAACG AGCTTCCAGCTGAGGAAG GAAAGAGCATCTGGGAGTTGGTTATTGAGCAGTTTGAAGATCTTTTGGTCAGAATTCTGCTGCTGGCAGCCTGCATTTCATTT GTGCTGGCCTGGTTTGAGGAAGGTGAGGAAACCGTCACCGCCTTCGTGGAGCCCTTTgtcatcctcctcatcctcatcgcCAATGCAGTGGTGGGAGTCTGGCAG GAGCGCAATGCAGAGAGCGCCATTGAGGCCCTGAAGGAGTACGAGCCTGAGATGGGCAAGGTGTACCGTGCAGACAGGAAGAGCGTGCAGAGGATCAAGGCCAGAGAGATCGTGCCCGGAGACATCGTTGAGGTGTCCG TTGGTGACAAAGTCCCTGCAGACATCAGAATTACCTCCATCCGTTCCACCACCCTGCGTGTTGATCAGTCCATCCTAACCG GTGAGTCTGTCAGTGTGATCAAACACACTGAACCCGTCCCTGACCCCAGAGCTGTCAACCAGGACAAGAAAAACATGCTCTTCTCT GGCACCAACATCGCTGCTGGCAAAGCCATTGGTGTTGCCATCGCCACTGGTGTCTCCACCGAAATTGGCAAGATCCGTGACCAGATGGCTGCCACAGAACAGGAGAAGACACCACTGCAGCAGAAGCTGGACGAGTTTGGCGAGCAGCTGTCTAAGGTCATTTCGCTTATTTGCGTGGCTGTGTGGATGATCAACATTGGCCACTTCAATGACCCAGTCCACGGTGGCTCCTGGATCCGCGGCGCCGTCTACTATTTCAAGATTGCCGTGGCTCTGGCTGTGGCTGCCATCCCAGAAG GTTTGCCTGCTGTCATCACCACCTGCCTGGCGCTGGGAACCCGCCGTATGGCCAAGAAGAATGCCATCGTGCGCAGCTTGCCATCTGTCGAGACCCTGGGCTGCACCTCTGTCATCTGCTCGGACAAGACAGGCACCCTCACCACCAACCAGATGTGTGTAACCAAG ATGTTCATCATTGACAAAGTGGAGGGTGATCACGTGTCCCTGGAAGACTTCAACATCTCAGGCTCCAAGTACACACCCGAAGGAGAAGT CACCAAGGGTAGTGGCAAGGTGAACTGCAGTATGTACGATGGGTTGGTTGAGCTGGCTACTATCTGTGCCCTGTGCAACGACTCTTCTCTGGACTACAACGAG TCCAAGGGGATCTACGAGAAGGTGGGTGAggccactgagactgccctgtgctgcctggtAGAGAAGATGAACGTGTTTGGCACTGATGTGCGCAACCTGTCAAAGGTGGAAAGGGCCAACGCCTGCTGCACT GTGATCAAGCAGCTGATGAAGAAGGAATTCACACTAGAGTTCTCCCGTGACAGGAAGTCTATGTCTGTCTATTGCTCCCCTGCCAAGAGCTCCAAGGCTCCCGTTGGAAACAAGATGTTCATAAAG GGTGCACCCGAGGGTGTGATTGACAGGTGCACATATGTCCGTGTGGGCACCACCCGCGTGCCACTGACTGGCCCAGTAAAGGACAAGATCATGGCCGTCATCAAGGAGTGGGGTACTGGCCGTGACACTCTGAGGTGTTTGGCTCTGGCCACCCGTGACGCCCCCCCGAAGAGGGATGAGATGAACCTGGAGGACTCCACCAGGTTTGCTGAGTATGAG ACTGACCTGACCTTTGTGGGCTGCGTGGGCATGCTCGATCCTCCTCGCAAGGAGGTCACAGGCTCCATTGAGCTGTGCAGGGACGCTGGCATCCGCGTAATCATGATCACCG GTGACAACAAAGGTACTGCTGTTGCCATCTGCCGCCGCATCGGTATCTTCCATGAGGATGAGGACGTGACAGGCCGCGCCTTCACCGGACGCGAGTTTGATGACCTGGCAGTGACTGACCAGCGGGAGGCTGTGCGCCAGGCCTGCTGCTTCGCCCGTGTTGAACCCTCTCACAAGAGCAAGATTGTGGAGTATCTACAGAGCTACGATGAGATCACGGCCATG ACAGGTGATGGTGTGAATGATGCCCCCGCCTTGAAGAAGGCTGAGATCGGCATCGCCATGGGCTCTGGCACGGCCGTTGCCAAGTCCGCATCGGAGATGGTCCTGGCTGATGACAACTTCTCCTCCATCGTGGCTGCTGTTGAGGAGGGCAGAGCCATCTACAACAACATGAAGCAGTTCATTCGTTACCTCATCTCCTCCAATGTGGGTGAGGTCGTATG TATCTTCCTGACGGCCGCCCTGGGTCTGCCCGAGGCCCTGATCcctgtgcagctgctgtgggtGAACCTGGTGACTGATGGCCTGCCTGCCACTGCCCTGGGCTTCAATCCTCCTGACCTGGACATCATGGGCAAGCCACCACGCTCACCCAAGGAGCCCCTCATCTCCGGCTGGCTCTTCTTCAGATACCTGACCATCGGAG GCTATGTGGGAGCTGCTACGGTCGCTGCAGCTGCCTGGTGGTTCCTGTATTCTGACGAAGGTCCCATGGTCACCTACCATCAGCTG TCCCACTTCATGCAGTGCACCCCAGAGAATGAGATCTTCCATGGCATTGACTGCGAGGTGTTTGAGGCTGCAGAGCCCATGACCATGGCCTTGTCTGTGCTGGTCACCATCGAAATGTGCAACGCCCTCAACAG CTTGTCTGAGAACCAGTCCCTAGTGCGCATGCCCCCATGGAGCAACGGCTGGCTGATGGGAGCTATGACCCTCTCCATGTCCCTCCACTTCATCATCATTTACGTGGACCCCCTGCCT ATGGTCTTCAAGCTGACCCACTTGAACGTCACTGAGTGGTTGATGGTGCTTAAGCTGTCCTTCCCAGTCATCCTGATTGATGAAGTGCTGAAGTTCGTTGCCCGCAACTACCTGGAAG CCTAA
- the rabep2 gene encoding rab GTPase-binding effector protein 2 isoform X2: MDMEQSERQTSLTNASEESDVSAHAQTPADECRMQGAHAQCMEADAQVEAPVCGVSKAEVVVTSLQAELADCRAQVEHWQGVATICEMSKQEELAELQRRCDQEVESLQEALRETASQYEARISALQAECSLWRKGGGSIPPSKGISQRAKGGDGALLTDVQQEKATAHPDGCADGRPEGRDGDAGEGTDEEPGSQMGENGDNEGGLSLTEGYFARHCDTTSLSSFSLDTPSLPRRPPPQEDTASLVSTGTLVPEAIYLPPPGYRLVTLSDWDALHTQLAELQAELARVREERAELERELGTQSSETQRQVTMLQSQVQNSEALLQDLQKSFAQSQNAVQRRLAELSLSHRKVCSKLSRLKGGEAAVGAVAEDERVQPTDVSLALQGAHCEERLRIEIVNLREQLEQRTEESVRLSSLKTETDRIQGQNEKLQQELQACRTELTGLQVALSHLQRDNKAQSSEKSLLEQQCLELRSQMISLRSQLDTSQAVQRDFVQLSQSLQVKMELIRQAESMDQVREVLEEGPSDDSSKVTDTL, from the exons ATGGACATGGAGCAGTCAGAAAGACAAACATCCCTGACGAATGCGTCAGAAGAATCCG ACGTGTCGGCGCATGCGCAGACCCCTGCAGACGAGTGCCGAATGCAAGGCGCGCACGCGCAGTGTATGGAGGCCGATGCCCAGGTCGAGGCGCCGGTCTGCGGGGTGAGCAAAGCGGAAGTCGTGGTCACGAGCTTGCAGGCCGAGCTAGCCGATTGCCGAGCGCAGGTGGAGCACTGGCAAGGCGTGGCAACCATCTGCGAGATGAGCAAGCAGGAGGAGCTGGCGGAGTTGCAGAGGCGCTGCGACCAGGAGGTGGAGTCCCTGCAAGAGGCGCTCAGAG AAACGGCGTCCCAGTATGAGGCCAGAATTTCGGCGCTGCAGGCAGAGTGCTCACTCTGGAGGAAGGGCGGAGGCAGCATCCCACCCAGCAAG GGCATCTCACAGAGAGCGAAGGGTGGTGATGGAGCTTTACTGACAGATGTTCAGCAGGAGAAAGCGACGGCCCATCCTGACGGGTGCGCTGATGGGAGACCGGAGGGGCGAGACGGTGATGCCGGGGAGGGGACCGACGAGGAGCCTGGCAGCCAGATGGGAGAGAACGGAGACAATGAGGGAGGGCTCTCGCTAACAGAGGGCTACTTCGCTCGCCATTGTGACACCACCTCTCTTTCCTCATTCTCCCTGGACACACCCTCGCTTCCCCGGCGACCCCCTCCCCAGGAGGACACAGCCTCCCTGGTGTCTACGGGCACGCTGGTGCCCGAGGCCATCTACCTGCCTCCACCCGGATACCGGTTGGTCACACTGTCTGACTGGGATGCACTGCACACACAG CTTGCCGAGCTGCAGGCGGAACTGGCTCGGGTGCGAGAGGAGAGGGCTGAACTGGAGAGAGAGCTGGGAACACAGAGCTCTGAGACGCAGCGGCAG GTCACCATGCTGCAATCGCAGGTGCAGAACTCCGAGGCCCTCCTCCAAGACTTGCAAAAGTCCTTTGCCCAATCCCAGAATGCTGTTCAGCGCCGCTTG GCAGAGCTGTCTCTGTCCCACAGGAAGGTCTGCAGTAAGCTGTCCAGACTCAAGGGAGGAGAGGCAGCGGTGGGGGCCGTGGCAGAGGACGAGAGGGTCCAGCCGACAGACGTCAGTCTGGCTCTACAG ggggcgcaTTGTGAGGAGAGACTGCGCATTGAGATAGTCAACTTGAgggagcagctggagcagcgGACAGAAGAGAGCG TTCGCCTCTCGAGTCTGAAGACGGAAACGGACCGAATCCAGGGCCAAAATGAGAAG CTGCAACAGGAGCTGCAGGCCTGTCGCACTGAACTGACTGGACTTCAGGTGGCGCTGTCTCACTTGCAGAGAGACAACAAAGCCCAGAGCAGTGAGAAG TCACTCCTGGAGCAGCAGTGCCTGGAACTGCGCAGTCAGATGATCAGTCTGCGCAGTCAGCTGGACACGAGTCAGGCCGTGCAGAGGGATTTTGTGCAGCTGTCCCAGTCCCTGCAG GTGAAGATGGAGCTCATCCGTCAGGCTGAATCAATGGACCAAGTGAGGGAGGTCTTGGAGGAGGGGCCAAGCGATGACAGTTCAAAGGTCACGGACACCCTGTGA
- the rabep2 gene encoding rab GTPase-binding effector protein 2 isoform X1, with the protein MDMEQSERQTSLTNASEESDVSAHAQTPADECRMQGAHAQCMEADAQVEAPVCGVSKAEVVVTSLQAELADCRAQVEHWQGVATICEMSKQEELAELQRRCDQEVESLQEALRETASQYEARISALQAECSLWRKGGGSIPPSKGISQRAKGGDGALLTDVQQEKATAHPDGCADGRPEGRDGDAGEGTDEEPGSQMGENGDNEGGLSLTEGYFARHCDTTSLSSFSLDTPSLPRRPPPQEDTASLVSTGTLVPEAIYLPPPGYRLVTLSDWDALHTQLAELQAELARVREERAELERELGTQSSETQRQVTMLQSQVQNSEALLQDLQKSFAQSQNAVQRRLAELSLSHRKVCSKLSRLKGGEAAVGAVAEDERVQPTDVSLALQGAHCEERLRIEIVNLREQLEQRTEESEVLEVRLSSLKTETDRIQGQNEKLQQELQACRTELTGLQVALSHLQRDNKAQSSEKSLLEQQCLELRSQMISLRSQLDTSQAVQRDFVQLSQSLQVKMELIRQAESMDQVREVLEEGPSDDSSKVTDTL; encoded by the exons ATGGACATGGAGCAGTCAGAAAGACAAACATCCCTGACGAATGCGTCAGAAGAATCCG ACGTGTCGGCGCATGCGCAGACCCCTGCAGACGAGTGCCGAATGCAAGGCGCGCACGCGCAGTGTATGGAGGCCGATGCCCAGGTCGAGGCGCCGGTCTGCGGGGTGAGCAAAGCGGAAGTCGTGGTCACGAGCTTGCAGGCCGAGCTAGCCGATTGCCGAGCGCAGGTGGAGCACTGGCAAGGCGTGGCAACCATCTGCGAGATGAGCAAGCAGGAGGAGCTGGCGGAGTTGCAGAGGCGCTGCGACCAGGAGGTGGAGTCCCTGCAAGAGGCGCTCAGAG AAACGGCGTCCCAGTATGAGGCCAGAATTTCGGCGCTGCAGGCAGAGTGCTCACTCTGGAGGAAGGGCGGAGGCAGCATCCCACCCAGCAAG GGCATCTCACAGAGAGCGAAGGGTGGTGATGGAGCTTTACTGACAGATGTTCAGCAGGAGAAAGCGACGGCCCATCCTGACGGGTGCGCTGATGGGAGACCGGAGGGGCGAGACGGTGATGCCGGGGAGGGGACCGACGAGGAGCCTGGCAGCCAGATGGGAGAGAACGGAGACAATGAGGGAGGGCTCTCGCTAACAGAGGGCTACTTCGCTCGCCATTGTGACACCACCTCTCTTTCCTCATTCTCCCTGGACACACCCTCGCTTCCCCGGCGACCCCCTCCCCAGGAGGACACAGCCTCCCTGGTGTCTACGGGCACGCTGGTGCCCGAGGCCATCTACCTGCCTCCACCCGGATACCGGTTGGTCACACTGTCTGACTGGGATGCACTGCACACACAG CTTGCCGAGCTGCAGGCGGAACTGGCTCGGGTGCGAGAGGAGAGGGCTGAACTGGAGAGAGAGCTGGGAACACAGAGCTCTGAGACGCAGCGGCAG GTCACCATGCTGCAATCGCAGGTGCAGAACTCCGAGGCCCTCCTCCAAGACTTGCAAAAGTCCTTTGCCCAATCCCAGAATGCTGTTCAGCGCCGCTTG GCAGAGCTGTCTCTGTCCCACAGGAAGGTCTGCAGTAAGCTGTCCAGACTCAAGGGAGGAGAGGCAGCGGTGGGGGCCGTGGCAGAGGACGAGAGGGTCCAGCCGACAGACGTCAGTCTGGCTCTACAG ggggcgcaTTGTGAGGAGAGACTGCGCATTGAGATAGTCAACTTGAgggagcagctggagcagcgGACAGAAGAGAGCG AGGTCTTGGAGG TTCGCCTCTCGAGTCTGAAGACGGAAACGGACCGAATCCAGGGCCAAAATGAGAAG CTGCAACAGGAGCTGCAGGCCTGTCGCACTGAACTGACTGGACTTCAGGTGGCGCTGTCTCACTTGCAGAGAGACAACAAAGCCCAGAGCAGTGAGAAG TCACTCCTGGAGCAGCAGTGCCTGGAACTGCGCAGTCAGATGATCAGTCTGCGCAGTCAGCTGGACACGAGTCAGGCCGTGCAGAGGGATTTTGTGCAGCTGTCCCAGTCCCTGCAG GTGAAGATGGAGCTCATCCGTCAGGCTGAATCAATGGACCAAGTGAGGGAGGTCTTGGAGGAGGGGCCAAGCGATGACAGTTCAAAGGTCACGGACACCCTGTGA
- the rabep2 gene encoding rab GTPase-binding effector protein 2 isoform X3, with protein MDMEQSERQTSLTNASEESDVSAHAQTPADECRMQGAHAQCMEADAQVEAPVCGVSKAEVVVTSLQAELADCRAQVEHWQGVATICEMSKQEELAELQRRCDQEVESLQEALRETASQYEARISALQAECSLWRKGGGSIPPSKGISQRAKGGDGALLTDVQQEKATAHPDGCADGRPEGRDGDAGEGTDEEPGSQMGENGDNEGGLSLTEGYFARHCDTTSLSSFSLDTPSLPRRPPPQEDTASLVSTGTLVPEAIYLPPPGYRLVTLSDWDALHTQLAELQAELARVREERAELERELGTQSSETQRQVTMLQSQVQNSEALLQDLQKSFAQSQNAVQRRLAELSLSHRKVCSKLSRLKGGEAAVGAVAEDERVQPTDVSLALQGAHCEERLRIEIVNLREQLEQRTEESEVLEVRLSSLKTETDRIQGQNEKMIQGSGDLEMRPAE; from the exons ATGGACATGGAGCAGTCAGAAAGACAAACATCCCTGACGAATGCGTCAGAAGAATCCG ACGTGTCGGCGCATGCGCAGACCCCTGCAGACGAGTGCCGAATGCAAGGCGCGCACGCGCAGTGTATGGAGGCCGATGCCCAGGTCGAGGCGCCGGTCTGCGGGGTGAGCAAAGCGGAAGTCGTGGTCACGAGCTTGCAGGCCGAGCTAGCCGATTGCCGAGCGCAGGTGGAGCACTGGCAAGGCGTGGCAACCATCTGCGAGATGAGCAAGCAGGAGGAGCTGGCGGAGTTGCAGAGGCGCTGCGACCAGGAGGTGGAGTCCCTGCAAGAGGCGCTCAGAG AAACGGCGTCCCAGTATGAGGCCAGAATTTCGGCGCTGCAGGCAGAGTGCTCACTCTGGAGGAAGGGCGGAGGCAGCATCCCACCCAGCAAG GGCATCTCACAGAGAGCGAAGGGTGGTGATGGAGCTTTACTGACAGATGTTCAGCAGGAGAAAGCGACGGCCCATCCTGACGGGTGCGCTGATGGGAGACCGGAGGGGCGAGACGGTGATGCCGGGGAGGGGACCGACGAGGAGCCTGGCAGCCAGATGGGAGAGAACGGAGACAATGAGGGAGGGCTCTCGCTAACAGAGGGCTACTTCGCTCGCCATTGTGACACCACCTCTCTTTCCTCATTCTCCCTGGACACACCCTCGCTTCCCCGGCGACCCCCTCCCCAGGAGGACACAGCCTCCCTGGTGTCTACGGGCACGCTGGTGCCCGAGGCCATCTACCTGCCTCCACCCGGATACCGGTTGGTCACACTGTCTGACTGGGATGCACTGCACACACAG CTTGCCGAGCTGCAGGCGGAACTGGCTCGGGTGCGAGAGGAGAGGGCTGAACTGGAGAGAGAGCTGGGAACACAGAGCTCTGAGACGCAGCGGCAG GTCACCATGCTGCAATCGCAGGTGCAGAACTCCGAGGCCCTCCTCCAAGACTTGCAAAAGTCCTTTGCCCAATCCCAGAATGCTGTTCAGCGCCGCTTG GCAGAGCTGTCTCTGTCCCACAGGAAGGTCTGCAGTAAGCTGTCCAGACTCAAGGGAGGAGAGGCAGCGGTGGGGGCCGTGGCAGAGGACGAGAGGGTCCAGCCGACAGACGTCAGTCTGGCTCTACAG ggggcgcaTTGTGAGGAGAGACTGCGCATTGAGATAGTCAACTTGAgggagcagctggagcagcgGACAGAAGAGAGCG AGGTCTTGGAGG TTCGCCTCTCGAGTCTGAAGACGGAAACGGACCGAATCCAGGGCCAAAATGAGAAG ATGATCCAGGGTTCAGGTGATCTTGAGATGAGACCAGCAGAATGA